One Qipengyuania gaetbuli genomic region harbors:
- the thiE gene encoding thiamine phosphate synthase yields the protein MTDTPCQLYLISPLDVSGDFPARLERALDAGEGLVTAFQFRVKGLDQHDAAALAEPLQAICAAREVAFIVNDDVGLAKRLKADGVHLGQGDGDPADAREELGREAQIGVTCHGSRHLALEAGEAGADYVAFGAFYPSTTKATEHTAELELLEWWSEMVEIPSVAIGGITPENCRPIVEAGADFLAVSGAVWNGDEVAAIKAFAEQMSVK from the coding sequence ATGACCGATACCCCCTGCCAGCTCTACCTGATTTCGCCGCTCGACGTGTCGGGCGATTTTCCCGCACGCCTCGAACGCGCGCTCGATGCAGGCGAAGGCCTCGTTACGGCTTTCCAGTTCCGTGTGAAGGGGCTGGACCAGCATGATGCGGCTGCCCTGGCCGAACCGCTGCAGGCGATCTGCGCCGCGCGCGAAGTCGCCTTCATCGTCAATGACGACGTCGGGCTGGCCAAGCGGCTGAAGGCCGATGGCGTCCATCTGGGGCAGGGCGACGGCGATCCTGCCGACGCGCGCGAGGAACTGGGCCGCGAGGCGCAGATCGGCGTGACCTGCCACGGCTCGCGCCACCTTGCGCTGGAAGCGGGCGAGGCGGGGGCGGACTATGTCGCGTTTGGCGCATTCTACCCCAGCACGACCAAGGCGACCGAGCACACCGCCGAGCTCGAACTGCTCGAATGGTGGAGCGAGATGGTGGAGATTCCCAGCGTCGCCATCGGCGGTATCACGCCCGAAAACTGCCGTCCGATCGTGGAGGCGGGGGCTGACTTCCTCGCTGTATCGGGCGCCGTCTGGAACGGCGACGAAGTGGCCGCCATCAAGGCCTTTGCGGAGCAAATGTCGGTAAAGTGA